The segment GCAGCCCACTCGGCGCGCGCGGCTAGCGGTCTTGACCGTGTTCGAGAGGAGCAGGACAATGAACGTACGCCACACAAGGTGCCGGGCGCACCGCAGGGCTCCGCGGGGAGGTGAGTGATCTAATGGCTCAAGCACGTGAGAAGCAAGTCGCCGTCAGTGAAGCCGAAATTGCCGTGCACTGGAAAGAGGAGGAGTACTACTATCCGTCGTCGCGGTTTATCGGGCAGGCCAACGCTACGGATCCCGGGATCATGGAGCGGTTCAGCGTCGAGCGCTTTCCCGAGTGCTTCCGGGAGTACGCCGACCTGCTCTCCTGGGATCAGTACTGGCACACCACGCTCGAT is part of the bacterium genome and harbors:
- a CDS encoding acetyl-coenzyme A synthetase — encoded protein: MAQAREKQVAVSEAEIAVHWKEEEYYYPSSRFIGQANATDPGIMERFSVERFPECFREYADLLSWDQYWHTTLD